From the Rhinoraja longicauda isolate Sanriku21f chromosome 5, sRhiLon1.1, whole genome shotgun sequence genome, the window AAGGGTGGGAGGTcacattacagttgtacaagacattggtgaggccacatttgtcgcccggatagcacgcaacgaaaagcttttcactgtacctcggtacatgtgacagtaaacggaACTGAAACTGAATGTAAACTGAAACTGATTTGGAGAAacgcgtaagaaaataactgcagatgctggtacaaatcaaagatctcggagaaaaccccacgcaggtcacggggagaacgtacaaactccgtacagacagcgcccgtagtctggagaagggtctcgacccgaatcgtcacccattccttctctcctgagatgctgcctgacctgctgaattactccagcattttgtgaataaataccctggaGGAATGTGTTCACTTTTGGCTACCCggttggaggaaagatggtgtcaagatgTTGTCAATTCTCAGGCTGATGGCCAAttcgcagggaagatttacaaataCTTTGCCAGGCCtcgagggggaggttgagcaggctgggactctattcctttgaacacaggaggatgaagggtgatcttatcgaggtgtataaaattataaaataaataGTTCGGGTAAAgtcatttgcccagagtaggggaaatcgagaaccaggggacataggtttaaggtgagggggaggggagggggaaagatttaatgggaacatgaAGGGTAggtttcttacacaaagggtggtgggtgtatggaacgagttgccggaggaggtagtcgaggcagggactatcgcaacgtttaggaaacatgtcgacaggtgcatggataggacaggtttggagggatatgagtcaaacgcaggcaggtgggactagtgcagatgggaattgttggccggtgtgggcaagttgggccgaagggcctgtttccatgccgtgcgGCTATAAGACCCATATTGGTTTGGAGGCATAGAGTCTTGGAGGCATAGAGTCTTGCAGCGTAGAAACTCCAAagaccaaactccaaagacgtacaggtatgtaggtaaattggcatggtaaaagtttcaaaaaatgtccctagtgggtgtaggatagtgttagtgtgtgcggggatcgctggtcggtgcggacccggtgggccgaaagggcctgtttccgcgctgtatctctaaactaaactaaactaaagacgtccttcagctcaacttaactcaggtttggccaaagggcgtgtttctacTTGGTACGAGGCTATGACTGTATGTTGGTTGTTGTGGGCAgactaggccgaagggcctgtttctacaccgtatgactctacgactctaaagcTCTTttggccccctcctctcccctaccctcccctaccctcctctcccctcccctccccccctcccctcccctcccctccgcctggCTACATGAAGACCaagacctcctcccctcccctccccacccctccctccccttccctccacctgccAACATGTAGACCAAGacatcactccctccctcccattccctccccctcatcagtcactgaaaggaagcatgcaggtacagcaggcagtgaagaaagccaatggaatgttggccttcataacaagaggagttgagtataggagcaaagaggtccttctgcagttgtacagggccctagtgagaccgcacctggagtactgtgtgcagttttggtctccaaatttgaggaaggacattcttgctattgagggcgtgcagcgtaggtttactaggttaattcccggaatggcgggactgtcatatgttgaaagactggagcgactaggcttgtatacactggaatttagaaggatgagaggagatcttattgaaacatgtaagattattaaggggttggacacgttagaggcaggaaacatgttcccaatgttgggggagtccagaaccaggggtcacggtttaagaataaggggcaggccatttagaactgagatgaggaaaaactttttcagtcagagagttgtgaatctgtggaattctctgcctcagaaggcagtggaagccaattctctgaatgcattcaagagagagctggatagagctcttaaggatagtggagtcagggggtatggggagaaggcaggaacggggtactgattgagaatgatcagccatgatcacggtgaatggcggtgctggctagaagggccgaatggcctcctcctgcacctattgtctattgtctcccctctGCCTGCCTACCTGTAGACcgacctccccctcccttcccctcccctctctccctttccctgcccTCGCCCCTCACCTCCTTACCCTGCCCACCTGTagaccttcaccccctcccccccctcccctcccctccccccccctccctcccctcccctcccctcccctcccctcccctcccctcccctgcccatgCCCTACCTGTAGACCAGGACGTGGTCTGACGAGCTGTTGTACTGTAGCTGGTACATCTTGACGGTGGGTGCTGAGGGTGGGACGGTCCAGCTGACCAGGGCGGTGTTGCCGGTCACTTGGGACACGCTGACCTTGTTGTGCGGCCTGGCCCTGTCCCTGGCCTGCCCGCGGTGGGGCTTGCCGCCGGAGCCGGTGATGTCGGAGAGCCGCGTGCCCTGGGGGGATGTCTGGTGCGGGGTGGAGCCGCGTCCAGGTGAGGCCCCCCCGCCGCCGCTGGCGTTGGCCGGGTGGGGCAGCGGCGCCACCTCCAGGCGGACGGGGGCGGTGGCCTCTCCGGCCGCGTTGGCGGCGATGCAGGTGAAGGTGCCGTGGTCGCGCGGGGTGGCCACCAGGATGTCCAGCGTACCGTCCCAGCGCGCCGCCGTGCGGGACGAGTTGCCCACCAGCCGCCCGTCGGGGGCCACCCAGTGCACGGCGGGCTCGGggtcgccgctggcccggcaccCGAGGGTGGCCCCCTGGCCCTCCAGCACCCGGAGGTCGGGCCCGCTCTGGGTGATGAGTGGCGGGCGGCACACGAACTCCCCCTCCGGCACCAACCAGAAGTACCTTCCCTGCAGGCGCGGCGGCGAAGCGCACGTCTCCATATCATCCTCCCGGCTCAGCCGGCGAAACCACAGCAGCTCGCAGTTGCAGTGCAGCGGGTTTCCCCCGAGGGTCAGGCTGAGCATGGGAGGGGGGGGCATGCTGCTGGAGTACAAGGggtaggagggggaaggggtggggggggtgtggcagCGGGCGAAGACCGGGTC encodes:
- the LOC144593854 gene encoding leucine-rich repeat and fibronectin type-III domain-containing protein 2, with amino-acid sequence MGRVLRELLLLLGSAVTVCCACPKYCVCQNLSESLGTLCPSRGLLSVPPDIDRRTVELRLGGNFIVTVGRHDFADMGGLVDLTLSRNTIGSIQDRSFGDLESLRSLHLDANRLTEIGALALRGLANLQHLVINNNQLHTVEDGALDDFLDTLEDLDMSFNNLGGLPWASLGRMDNLHTLSLDHNLIDFIPEGTFARLHKMARLDLLSNRLRKLPPDPVFARCHTPPTPSPSYPLYSSSMPPPPMLSLTLGGNPLHCNCELLWFRRLSREDDMETCASPPRLQGRYFWLVPEGEFVCRPPLITQSGPDLRVLEGQGATLGCRASGDPEPAVHWVAPDGRLVGNSSRTAARWDGTLDILVATPRDHGTFTCIAANAAGEATAPVRLEVAPLPHPANASGGGGASPGRGSTPHQTSPQGTRLSDITGSGGKPHRGQARDRARPHNKVSVSQVTGNTALVSWTVPPSAPTVKMYQLQYNSSSDHVLVYSSS